ACATAGTATTATTTCTCCTTTCAAGTGATCTTTTACATTCAGTTAGCTTTGGCTTGCAATCTCgatttcttcttcgtctttggcATCTAAGGTGGTTTTGGGGTAGGATTTAGAGCATTAATTTTCGTTGCGAAAGAGCTTCTTGTTAGATGCCAAGCCTTGATTTTCTGTCTATACAGATGCCCTTAAGCTCCTTCTCTTGTTATCAGTATCTTTGTGATCATCAAGGGTTCTTATTTTCTCTTCGAGTATCCTGCTTTAAGATTCCGTATGTCTTTCAGTTACCTTTGCTTGCTATGTCTATAAGAGCATTGATTTTTCGTTGCGAACGAGTTTTTGTGGATTATATATAGTTATGGTAGCAAAAAAAATGGTACTTTAACTGTTTCAGCACAGTCAATGGTTCACTGGTTGTTCCTTTTCCATATGTATTGGTTGTTTTCGTAAGGTGTGTTTAGTTCTCTTctgttttaatgtttatttacCCTGGTATCTGATAATTTCCTTCATCTTCATTTCCTCTTGGCAGTCCTTGCTTCCTCTAGTGTAAAACTTTACACTAGAGGTAAATCACATAAATTGCCACAGCAAAAGGGAGCACAAGTGGATAGTCTCTGAGTCAAGTAAATACTATAGAAAGTAATATGGCTGATACTAGTTCAAGGACTGATGTCTCAACTGATGGCGATACAGATCATAGAGATCAGGGGGTTAGCTCGTAATCTGCATCTACTCGTTTTATTATCGTATTTTCTCGAAAATGTCACTCGTGGGAGGCTTGCACCGGGTTCCCTTGGTAAAACTTGGGACGATCTACCGGTAGAGCCAAATCCACAGGAcaaatcatttgtttttgttcGTCAACGAGGCAAAATTTGAATGACATAGTAATTCCTGATGTTAATTGCAGTCTGAGAGAGGGCAAATGATGCTTGCTGCTGCGTCTGATTCCAGTGACCGATCAAAGGATAAGTTGGATCAAAAGGTGATAAATTCTTCTCTGTGGATGAACAAGTATCTGTTTGTATTGCGCATATTCGTAATCTGTTTTGTTTCCCTTTTATTTTGATCCATAGACCCTTCGTAGGCTTGCTCAAAATCGGGAGGCAGCAAGAAAAAGCCGATTGAGAAAGAAGGTACATCTTGCATCTGTTCTTGTTTTGGTATCTCTTATGTATTCCTCTTACTTCTTTGCAACATCTCTAGAAGCATGTCTATATGCcattacattaaaaaatttattgtttCCTCCATAGGCGTATGTTCAGCAGCTGGAGAATAGTCGATTAAAGCTGACTCAACTTGAGCAGGAGCTGCAAAGAGCAAGACAGCAGGTTTTACTTTACTTTcctattttgtttgattctgatTAAGTAACTCTTtataaagaagataaaagagacCTCAGCCAAGGCCTAATGCCAGTTCAACTTATAACGAATAGTTAATTAACAAGTTAGTTGAGTCTTGGATTAGCTAAAGTAGAGGAGGTAACAGAATTATGGGTCATAGATAGTTTTGTTGGTTAAAGGTGGTAATGCTCTAAAAGTAATCCTTAGGTCCTTCTGGTCTGTTCATTGGATCCTGAAAGTATAAAGAGAATTCTATTCTGGTTCTTATCAGATTCGTTGTGATGACTGTATATCTGTCCCTTCTGCATAcataaattctatatatataattttctttccttttcaatTTTAGGGCGTTTTCATCTCAAGTTCAGGAGACCAAGCTCATTCTACTGGTGGAAATGGTAggttgtttcttctctgttagttttcacttttcagattGATCCTTTTAGTTTGTTTATAGGTAAGATAAGTGCATATATATACTCTACTCGTTATCAGCATAAGTCATCTATAATAATCAGCATAAATTATTAGAGTGATGATATGGATAAGAAATTAAAGTAATGGTGATATAAATACTGAAGTTCATATAGTTCGCGCTGGTGTAGGCTGAGGTCTGCAAGGTGTAAGTATTGTGGGTTTGTTCTTGATCTAGTATACTTGTCTTTCTGCAGGGGCATTGGCATTTGATGCCGAACATTCACGGTGGCTTGAAGAAAAGAACAAGCAAATGAATGAGCTGAGATCTGCCCTGAATGCTCATGCAGGTGATACTGAGCTCCGGACAATTGTAGATGGAGTGATGGCTCACTATGAGGAGCTTTTCAGGATTAAGAGCAATGCAGCTAAGAATGATGTGTTCCATTTGTTATCTGGAATGTGGAAAACACCAGCTGAGAGATGTTTCTTGTGGCTTGGCGGGTTCCGCTCATCCGAACTTCTCAAGGTAATCTCTTTACAAGTTCACAGAGAAAATTTTGATGGTCAGACCAATTTAAATGAGTCGGTATGTTTTCACAACAGCTTCTTGCGAATCAGCTAGAGCCCATGACCGAACGACAGGTAATGGGCTTGAATAGCTTGCAGCAGACGTCGCAGCAGGCGGAAGATGCCCTATCTCAAGGGATGGAGAGTCTACAGCAATCCCTAGCTGATACTTTATCCAGTGGTACTCTTGGTTCCACTTCATCTGATAATGTTGCGAGCTACATGGGTCAGATGGCCATGGCAATGGGGCAGTTAGGCACCCTTGAAGGATTCATCCGCCAGGTACGTTTGAGATGTGGATACTATCGTGAGATATATAACGAGCTTGCGATGTTACAAAGaaataaatcttatatataGGAATCTGTCTGTAATGGAGTTCATAGGGCATTTCTTGGTGGCAGGCTGATAACTTGAGGCTGCAAACGCTGCAGCAGATGCTTAGAGTGTTAACAACGCGTCAGTCAGCTCGTGCTCTTCTTGCCATACACGATTATTCATCTCGACTACGTGCTCTTAGTTCCTTGTGGCTTGCCCGGCCACGAGAGTGATACACAAGAATAAAGCTCTTCTGAGCTCTATACATAATCTTATGACTCAAATAGGGAGGGATACTCCTTCCAAGAGATCACAAAGCAAGGCCTTCTAGGATTCTTACCAAAAGCAATATTTTGGGAAAGAAGACTGCAGATTTTGAAAGACTTTGAGTGTGGTGTGTGTTGTAATCTTTAGCCATCAGGTTGTGTAGTTTATAGAGAGTGAATGTTTATAGGTCTTTGAATATTGAAAGCAGATAGGTCATCAGTGTAACGAACATGACAGAAGGTGGGATCCTTTCAGGAACTTCGATTGTATGATCAAATCTCAAACAGACCAATTCAATttatatagagagttcaaaaaaGAGAGCAGATTGTGTATCTTGAAATCATATAAAGATTTGCCCATCAAACACTGTCACAGATAAAATTTCACAGAGGTTTGGCTAGTACTATGTATAACCAGCCTGAGTCAGAGAAAATGCTCATACAAATGAAAAGATCTAATTATTTTCGGGAAGAAGATTTCTTCCAAAAGTCGACAATACAATACTGGCAAGGCTTATGCAAAACTTGAGCATGAACTGAAGCAGCATAACCAGTACAGCTTATGTGAAACTTGAAAAGTAAACATCACCAGTTCAAAAGTAGTTGCTGGTGTAGAAATTCTTGAGAAAATCAGTTCTCCCTTGATCCTTGTTTCCAGTATTCTGCACGAGTCCTTCACCTACCACATATTGACCAATGATGTGATGGCGCTGCTTTGCATGATCCACAATGTCAGTCAGCTCTTCCATTCCTTTGAATAATAGAAGATCAATTACCTGCAGAAGAAACACCTCAATCAGGACTAGATTACATTCTAAAATCACCTTAAAAGAcagccaaccaaaaaaaaaaaaaccccccaaGATCACTACAATCATACTCAAGAAGATGCTATCAATTGATATTtcaaaatacaaacaaatcaCCACACAAAGCAAATATTAACACCAAAAGCCAACAACCCTGTTAGTCATATTACGCTATTAAGTATATAATGTAGTAGCGGGTTTAGTCTATTGATGACAACAGACTCGCCTATGAAAGAATACAAATGCAAAGAAGAGTCTTTGATGCCAGACACAAAGGAACCACAAGGTAACAAAGCTTAAGCAGAATATAACAAGTAAAGCTCCCACCTTTTCACTCTTAAGAAATCAACACCCAGCGCCCAATCCACAAGACACTTTTATTGTTCATAAGATTAGACTACCCATAAATCAAGGCTTTGTTGGCATAAACTACTTCCCTAAATTCCAAACGGTTAAAGGTGTAAGCTTTTTCACAAAGCAGAAACAAACTCTAAATCAGCTTTAACAAATGAGAAAAAAGCTCATTGCTTGGTCAATGTGGTAACCAATCCAATCCTACCAAGGCGCATGACCAATTAGGGGAGACTAAATGATCCCATCTCCGGCAATCGAAGAGAGGACCCTGGCCTCGTGGGTTAATCAGAGTGAAATTATGGGAGGTACCTTCGGGTCGGTGATGTGAGCGTTGTTCCGAATCTGAGCAGAGATTGCAAATCGGAGCTGAGAAGGAGCGACAACATCTTGAAGATTGTAAATGTCCATGATTGTGGGGATAGATCTACAGGCAGCTCTAAAGAAATCGAAAACACGGCGACGAGCTTCCGTCAGGTTAGCTGAGTTCGGTGGTACACCAATCTTCCTCAACGTGAAAGGTGCCGCCATTTTCTGATCTTATCGAATCGCGAATTTTGTCTACCTGAGAAAAAACACAGTTACCGGATTTGAGAATGGGAACCATCGGAGACTATCTGATTGCTTCCACAGTTATCTAACGACGTCGTTTCGAACTAAGTGACTATTGGGCTTATAGGCCTATCGTTTCAGACTAAGTTGCTAATGGGCTAATGGGCTCTTAAGGTGGGGAGACGACAAGTCGTAATTATTTCCGGTTAGTTTCGGTTTACTCTCTGGATTTAAGTCAGATTTGATTGAACCAAAAAGGTTAGGAAAGTAATTTGCATACAATCCCGCCGGGGTGTCTCCGCTTCTTAAACCTCTCTTGAGAACTTAGCGCCGTACTGATTTATACTTTTCATGTCGGCGACAATGGTGAAGGACGAGATTCTCAACTACagcgatgatgaagaagataactTCTCGGAAGACGGAGACTGGGGAGATTGGAAAGCAGACGATAATGGCGTCGGAGTGGGAGGAGGAGATGAGGAAGACGACGGCTCCGAATCTGATTTCCTGTGTTTGTTTTGCGATTCTCACTACACTTCCTGTGATTCGCTCTTCGAACACTGTCGTCTGAGCCACGGGTTTGATTTTCGTAGCGTTAGAAAGGAACTGAAGCTCGATTTCTACTCTTCGTTTAAGCTCATCAATTACATCCGCTCAcaggtttgtgttgttttttcttcttgcttcttcttttttgctttctaaagttttgttatttttcttaaagttgATTCCTTTTTAATGCAACCAGGTGGCTGAGTACAAATGTTTGAGTTGGAGGATTGAAGCTGGTGATTTCAAGGATGTTAAGTTTCCTTGGGATGAAGAGAAGTATCTGAAGCCTTTTTTGCAGGATGATTCGCTTTTGTACTCATTTgctgatgatgaggaagatgaagaagaagaagacacgtTTGACAGAGACGAAGCGATGGAGGATTTGGAGAAGCTTGGGGATTTAAGCATTGATGTTGAGGCTTTAGGGGAGACCTCAATGTCGAGCAGTGATAAAAGCAATATAAATGGAAGTAAGGATGTGAATTTGCTCTCTAACTGTAATGGCATGAAGGAGCAAAGTTCTGCGGGTGATTTGATAGTCAATGGGAAAGATGCAGAACCAAAGGTTTGTGATGGAAGACTAGTTAATAGGAACATTAGAAAGGTGAATGAAAACTATTTTGGATCTTATAGTTCGTTCGGCATTCACAAGGAGATGCTTAGTGATAAGGTAATGCACTAATCTTTTCTGGAATCATGTTCACATTAAGTAACTTGCACTTGCAGATTATGACCACTGTCTGTCCGCTGTCagattttattcaatttttctgATGTTTGTAACAGGTTAGAACAGAAGCATACCGAGATGCACTTATGAAGAATCCTACTCTCTTGAGTGGCTCTGTTGTAATGGATGTTGGTTGTGGAACTGGGATATTGAGGTGAGTTAGTAGCTATCTTTCTCACTCTCTAGTGGATATCTCGTTTAGGTTTCTTCTCATACTCTTAGGGAAACTTATCCCTCATTTTCAGCAGTTGCATCTTGTTTTTAAGGCTAAATCATGTGATTGAACTTGTTATATAGTCTTCTTATCTGGTGGTACTgtttatctcttttgtttcatattctGAAGGCTTCTTTGATTATTTAAGTCATACTGTTGGTACTTCCTTATTTTTAGTGTGCATGTAATAACCAATTTATCCTTTTTCTGCAGTCTCTTTGCTGCTAAAGCTGGGGCTTCAAGGGTAGTTGCAGTTGAAGCTAGTGAGAAGATGGCCAAAGTTGCAACTAAGGTTACCTTTTTCTACCTGCTACAAGATTTTCATTATTTGTCTTTTTCCCTcgtatatatttattctttgcCTGGTTGACGATTTTTTGCAACCAGATTGCGAAGGATAACAAAGTATTCAATGACAACGAGCATAATGGGGTACTTGAAGTTGCACACTCAATGGTTGAAGAGCTAGATAAGTCGATACAGATCGAACCTCATAGTGTTGATGTGTTAGTCAGCGAATGGATGGGATACTGCCTTTTATATGAATCAATGCTCAGTTCTGTGCTCTATGCAAGAGATCGGTGGTTGAAACCTGGAGGTGCAATCCTCCCTGACACGGCCACCATGGTAAAAACTTATCTTTTGCCCTTCAAATGTTGTCTTTCTCGTGAAAATCGTCTTGATGagttttatctctttttcttcttggattAGTATGTTGCGGGATTTGGAAAAGGTGCCACAAGTCTTCCTTTCTGGGAAGATGTTTATGGCTTTGACATGTCTTCAATTGGTAAGGAAATTCTTGAAGATACTGCTCGACTTCCCATTGTTGACGTTATAGAGGAGCGTGATTTAGTGACAGAGCCCGCCCTTCTTCAGGTTTGAAAGGTCAAACTTCTGTGGttttgccagaaaaaaaaaactttgaaattaatttccttgtatttctatttttctagaCATTTGACCTGGCTACCATGAAACCGGATGAAGTGGATTTCACAGCAACCGCAACGCTGGAGCCCATTGAGTCAGAAGCAAAAACTAGGTTGTGCCATGGTGTTGTGCTGTGGTTCGACACAGGTTTCACCAATAGGTTCTGCAAGGAAAACCCGACTGTACTATCTACATCACCCTACACCCCCCCAACACACTGGGCTCAGACAGTCTTAACTTTTCAAGAACCAATCACAATGGCACCAGCCTCACTTCTGACTGGTGATGACAGAAGAGGAGACATTGGAACCGAAGAGCTTCCTGCCTCAAGCATTCATCTGCGTGTGAGTGTTGCACGATCGTATGAGCATCGCAGCATTGACGTGTCCTTAGAGGCTACTGGGCTGAGCTCAAAGGGTCAGAAGCGTCGTTGGCCAATTCAGATATTTAATCTATGAATGTTATTGTAGCCATTGTAAGAATCTTTTCATCAATTTTGCCGAGGATCTTTTCATAAGTTGCAAGATTGTTAAATTATTTGCTAAATTTAGAAAGTTTTAGTAAGATGAGCTTGCTAGAGCATTAAGTTCATCTGAAATCTGACATAAATTGTTGTCTTGCGACGTAAATTTATAGAGAGATGGAGAAGGAAAGACAGGCACCTATTCAATACAGAcaattctaaatatatttacagTTAAGGAATTGCTTTTGCCTCTTTGTAAGCAGTGGCAGTTgataacaaaatcaaacatttacCAGAGGAGACTAGACCGAAAACAAGGCCAAGGATTAAAGTAGAAACTTCTGTCCACTGCCCAAACTCTATTACAAATGATGGCCTTACATTTCTAGTATACTCCGTATTGCTAATCacgtaatttgtttgttattaaccgtatccaataaataatttaaaaagcctatttatatatatagtggaaaaCAAATTTAGTTAGAATGATACAGTTAAAATTAAagagtgaaaaaaagaaaacatttattaacGCTTATTAAGACTGACTTAACTTAGatagataagaaaaagaaaccacAAAGAGATCCATCCGCTCATAGCCTGAGGTGATCACTATAAACTAGAAAGCTAAACATAAAAGCAAACTCTGCAACATAGGATTTACAGATGCTATAGTTGAAGAGAAGTTGGNNNNNNNNNNNNNNNNNNNNNNNNNNNNNNNNNNNNNNNNNNNNNNNNNNNNNNNNNNNNNNNNNNNNNNNNNNNNNNNNNNNNNNNNNNNNNNNNNNNNNNNNNNNNNNNNNNNNNNNNN
The Camelina sativa cultivar DH55 chromosome 15, Cs, whole genome shotgun sequence DNA segment above includes these coding regions:
- the LOC104745445 gene encoding probable protein arginine N-methyltransferase 3 translates to MSATMVKDEILNYSDDEEDNFSEDGDWGDWKADDNGVGVGGGDEEDDGSESDFLCLFCDSHYTSCDSLFEHCRLSHGFDFRSVRKELKLDFYSSFKLINYIRSQVAEYKCLSWRIEAGDFKDVKFPWDEEKYLKPFLQDDSLLYSFADDEEDEEEEDTFDRDEAMEDLEKLGDLSIDVEALGETSMSSSDKSNINGSKDVNLLSNCNGMKEQSSAGDLIVNGKDAEPKVCDGRLVNRNIRKVNENYFGSYSSFGIHKEMLSDKVRTEAYRDALMKNPTLLSGSVVMDVGCGTGILSLFAAKAGASRVVAVEASEKMAKVATKIAKDNKVFNDNEHNGVLEVAHSMVEELDKSIQIEPHSVDVLVSEWMGYCLLYESMLSSVLYARDRWLKPGGAILPDTATMYVAGFGKGATSLPFWEDVYGFDMSSIGKEILEDTARLPIVDVIEERDLVTEPALLQTFDLATMKPDEVDFTATATLEPIESEAKTRLCHGVVLWFDTGFTNRFCKENPTVLSTSPYTPPTHWAQTVLTFQEPITMAPASLLTGDDRRGDIGTEELPASSIHLRVSVARSYEHRSIDVSLEATGLSSKGQKRRWPIQIFNL
- the LOC104745442 gene encoding transcription factor TGA6 isoform X2, whose translation is MADTSSRTDVSTDGDTDHRDQGSERGQMMLAAASDSSDRSKDKLDQKTLRRLAQNREAARKSRLRKKAYVQQLENSRLKLTQLEQELQRARQQGVFISSSGDQAHSTGGNGALAFDAEHSRWLEEKNKQMNELRSALNAHAGDTELRTIVDGVMAHYEELFRIKSNAAKNDVFHLLSGMWKTPAERCFLWLGGFRSSELLKLLANQLEPMTERQVMGLNSLQQTSQQAEDALSQGMESLQQSLADTLSSGTLGSTSSDNVASYMGQMAMAMGQLGTLEGFIRQESVCNGVHRAFLGGRLIT
- the LOC104745442 gene encoding transcription factor TGA6 isoform X1, yielding MADTSSRTDVSTDGDTDHRDQGSERGQMMLAAASDSSDRSKDKLDQKTLRRLAQNREAARKSRLRKKAYVQQLENSRLKLTQLEQELQRARQQGVFISSSGDQAHSTGGNGALAFDAEHSRWLEEKNKQMNELRSALNAHAGDTELRTIVDGVMAHYEELFRIKSNAAKNDVFHLLSGMWKTPAERCFLWLGGFRSSELLKLLANQLEPMTERQVMGLNSLQQTSQQAEDALSQGMESLQQSLADTLSSGTLGSTSSDNVASYMGQMAMAMGQLGTLEGFIRQADNLRLQTLQQMLRVLTTRQSARALLAIHDYSSRLRALSSLWLARPRE
- the LOC104745442 gene encoding transcription factor TGA6 isoform X3, producing the protein MADTSSRTDVSTDGDTDHRDQGVYFLENVTRGRLAPGSLGKTWDDLPSERGQMMLAAASDSSDRSKDKLDQKTLRRLAQNREAARKSRLRKKAYVQQLENSRLKLTQLEQELQRARQQGVFISSSGDQAHSTGGNGALAFDAEHSRWLEEKNKQMNELRSALNAHAGDTELRTIVDGVMAHYEELFRIKSNAAKNDVFHLLSGMWKTPAERCFLWLGGFRSSELLKLLANQLEPMTERQVMGLNSLQQTSQQAEDALSQGMESLQQSLADTLSSGTLGSTSSDNVASYMGQMAMAMGQLGTLEGFIRQADNLRLQTLQQMLRVLTTRQSARALLAIHDYSSRLRALSSLWLARPRE
- the LOC104745444 gene encoding NADH dehydrogenase [ubiquinone] 1 alpha subcomplex subunit 6 produces the protein MAAPFTLRKIGVPPNSANLTEARRRVFDFFRAACRSIPTIMDIYNLQDVVAPSQLRFAISAQIRNNAHITDPKVIDLLLFKGMEELTDIVDHAKQRHHIIGQYVVGEGLVQNTGNKDQGRTDFLKNFYTSNYF